In Dermochelys coriacea isolate rDerCor1 chromosome 10, rDerCor1.pri.v4, whole genome shotgun sequence, one DNA window encodes the following:
- the C10H15orf65 gene encoding uncharacterized protein C15orf65 homolog isoform X1, with protein MATPHDPDAGALRSRSHCPEPAAAAWTAAARRRRTVEKKMTSAEMLPSNTNTEKIKSVQLLSCANPGNPVFSCMLDPKTLTTNNFLTNPQLLLFKTTSSEYGAIPPTSQMVPCTYHPQDETFTKHLLICGLTQHNYINTAIDRSRVYDYPNMQHTL; from the exons ATGGCAACGCCGCACGACCCCGACGCTGGAGCGTTGCGGAGCCGGAGCCACTGTCCAGAGCCGGCTGCAGCGGCTTGGACAGCAGCGGCCAGGCGGAGGCGGACCGTG GAAAAGAAAATGACTTCTGCTGAGATGCTACCATCGAATACCAACACTGAGAAAATCAAATCTGTTCAACTGCTTTCCTGTGCAAATCCTGGCAATCCTGTGTTTTCCTGTATGTTGGACCCAAAGACACTCACTACCAATAATTTCTTGACAAACCCTCAGCTTTTACTGTTTAAAACAACTTCAAGTGAATATGGTGCTATACCACCTACCTCCCAAATGGTACCATGTACCTACCATCCACAAGATGAAACATTTACAAAACATTTGTTAATTTGTGGTTTGACTCAACATAATTATATAAACACTGCCATTGACAGAAGTAGGGTATATGACTACCCAAATATGCAGCACACTCTGTAA
- the C10H15orf65 gene encoding uncharacterized protein C15orf65 homolog isoform X2, translated as MTSAEMLPSNTNTEKIKSVQLLSCANPGNPVFSCMLDPKTLTTNNFLTNPQLLLFKTTSSEYGAIPPTSQMVPCTYHPQDETFTKHLLICGLTQHNYINTAIDRSRVYDYPNMQHTL; from the coding sequence ATGACTTCTGCTGAGATGCTACCATCGAATACCAACACTGAGAAAATCAAATCTGTTCAACTGCTTTCCTGTGCAAATCCTGGCAATCCTGTGTTTTCCTGTATGTTGGACCCAAAGACACTCACTACCAATAATTTCTTGACAAACCCTCAGCTTTTACTGTTTAAAACAACTTCAAGTGAATATGGTGCTATACCACCTACCTCCCAAATGGTACCATGTACCTACCATCCACAAGATGAAACATTTACAAAACATTTGTTAATTTGTGGTTTGACTCAACATAATTATATAAACACTGCCATTGACAGAAGTAGGGTATATGACTACCCAAATATGCAGCACACTCTGTAA